The following nucleotide sequence is from Rubrobacter radiotolerans DSM 5868.
GGGCTCTCGGCAAAGACCAGCCCGATGGCGTCCGCCCCCGCTCGCGCCGCAAGCCGCGCATCCGAGACGCTCGTTATCCCGCAGACCTTCACAAAGACCATGCCTGCGAGTTTACTCTTTATTTACGGGAGAACTAGGGACGACGAGTCCCGTCAGGGCCTCTCACCGAGCAGTGCCTCGGCCATCTCCAGCAGCGGAGGCACCTCGTTACGCACGATGCCCCAGATAATGGCGGGATCCACGTCGGCGTAGGCATGGATTATCCGGTTCCGGAAGCCGACGATCTGACGCACGTCACCGATGTACTGTTCCATCTCGGGGAAGCGCCGCGCCGCCTGGCTAACGGCTTCACCCACTATTGAGAGCTCGCGTTCTACCGCCCGGCGGAGCATCCTATCCTCCTTGTAGTCAGAGAAGGAGCGGCCTTGGGTGAACTCCAGGATTGCCCGGCACGAGTCCGCAATGTCCCACAGGTAGGACTCCTGGCTACGTCGCGACATACAAGGTGTCCTGCCCGGCCTCCATCTCTCGACGCAGGTAGGGATTGCGGACGGCCCCGACCTCCACAAGGTCTACGGGCCTCCCGAAAAGCTCTTCAAGGTCTCTCAGGAGTCCGAAGTACGAAGAGGCGTGCTCCTCGGGGCTCATGGACGAGAAGCTCACGGCGAAGTCGAGGTCGCTCCTCTCCGGATCGAAGTCTTCCCGCACAGCGGACCCGAAAAGCGCCAGACGCTCGACCCCGTAACGCTCACACAGGGCCTCGATCTCGCATCTCTTGCTCTTGATGATGCTCACCGTCATGGAGGTATTGTACTTTGCGCCGGATCGAGTCCGCTAGCCGGGGAAGACCGCTCCGGAGGAGCTTAGCCTTCAAGGAGCTTCGCCTGTCCCGCCGTGCGAACGTCGCTTTCCAGAGCCGCGAGCGCGCCGACCTCTCCGAGCTCGTCGGCCGTTATCATCTCCGAGGAGCAGATCCGTTCGAGCAGCCCGGCCTGAGCTTCTTCCAGCTCGACAAGCCGCCCGAGAACGTTCAGCGCGTTCAGAAGCTCGCTCGTGTACTCGGCGGGCCAGCTCTCGGGCTGCACCTCCCCGAGCTTCGACGGCGGGCGACGGTCGCCGATGATCGGTCGCTCGCGGTTCGCCCTGCGGTAGCTGAACCACTGCCTGAGCACCTGCTTGCCGGAGACCTCGTACTCCCACACCCGCCGGTCCACGTTCTCCACGTACCCGTCCCCGACGTGCAGCCTGCGGCTCCCGGCGTCGTAGAGGATCTCGTCCGGCATCGAGCCCTGCGGTATCGCGCCGTCCGCCGGTATACGGGGCGCGTCCGCAAGGCGGGGCGGTCTCGCCGGTCGGCTCGCCCCAGCGTCCGCGAACCGCTCGCCGAAGGTGTGAAGCCACACGATCTCCCGCCCTATCTCCGCGGCCTCGAAGAAAAGCTCGTCGCTCGCCGTTACGGGTACGCGCAGCCCCGGCTGAACGAGGTCCGCGCGGAACCGCTCCGTGAACGCCGGGTGTGCCGCGACCGCCGCGACGTAAGCCAGAAAGTCCTCCGCCCCGACGTCTCACCGAGCGTAAGCCCCATGCCTGATACCTCGCTTCACCGACGCCATTCGCAAAATGCTTCCATCCGCAAAATAAAACTCAAGGCTCTTTTGACTACAGTACGGCAACGCATGAGCCGGGGCAACCACTCAGGAAAGGCGCGCTTCTTTTCTTAGCGGGTGGCTTCCTTTGCACGTTTCCGGTCGAGGTAGTTCATTACGGGGACGCCGGTTACGCCGTGGACGACTATGGAGGTGATGATCACGAACGCGGTCATTGCCCAGAGGAGGTCCTCTTGCGGGAACCCGGTCTCGCTGAAGGCGTAGGCGAGGTAGAAGACGCTCCCGATGCCCCGGATACCGAAGAAGCTCATGGCGGCCCGCTCGCGAAGAGGGAGCCGCTTTCTTGCAAGGGAGAGCCCGACCATACCGGCAATCGGGCGGACAAGGAAGATCACCGCGAGCCCGACAAGGACTGCTTCAAAGGTGAGCGGGGCGAGGATACCGCCGGCCACCGCGCCGCCGAGCGCGATGACGATACCGGCGGTGAGGATCAGCTCGGCCTGCTCGGTAAAGACGTGCAGCGAGCCGTGGTAGTCGTGGTCGCGCTCGTAGTTTCGCATCGTGAACGCGGCAACGAAGACCGCGACGAAGCCGTAGCCCGAGAGCGACTCCGTAAGGCCGTAGACGAGAAGCGTCGCCGCGACGGCGCTCACGCCGGTTATCGCGCGGGCAATCTCGGTCTTTGCGGGGGTCGCGAGGATCGTCCTCGCGGCGAGCCTCCCGGAAAGAAAGCCGAGAAGGAGACCGAGGGCGATCTTGTACGCAACCTCGACTGTGAGCCAGCCCCAGACCCACTCCCCGATGATCGCCCCGCTGGTTGCGATAAAGATCGCCGCGTAGGTGAACGGGAAGGCGAGCCCGTCGTTCAGCCCGGCCTCCGAGGTCAGGGCGAAGCGAACCTCGTCCTCCTCCTCGCCGGTCGGTCCCTGCTCTTTTGTCGTCTCCTCATAGCCCTCGCCGGGGGCTCCGACCTGTATCTCGGAGGCGAGCACCGGGTCCGTCGGCGCGATCACGGCCCCGAGAAGAACCGCCGCGGCCGGAGCGAGCCCGACGGCCCACCACCCGAGTACGGCCGTCGCAAGGATGGTGAGCGGCATCGTTATCGCAAGGAGCGCCCACGTCGTGCGCCAGGACCTGAGGCCGAACGGCCGGTCTATCTTCAGGCCCGCGCCCATGAGGGAGACGATCACCCCCAGCTCCGCGAGGTGGAGCGTTACGCTGTTGTTCGCGGCCGGGTCCGGGTCGCGAATCCCAAGGGGGAGCGCGAACGCGACAAAGCCCGTGGCGAGCAGGATCATGGGCAGCGAGACCGGGCGCTTCTCAAGCAGGTTAGGAAGGAGCGCGGTCGCAAGAAAGGCGATACCGAGCACCGCGAGCACCACGTCGTAATCTTCGAAGAACGTCACGCTTTCCGGCCTTTCCAGGGTCCAGGGAAAAGTCCAATCAGACTCCGGGCCGGAAGTCTATACCGTGCGCGGGTGGATCAGCCGTGTCTCAGGACACCCGACTACAACCCCGCAACGGCGGACTTACCCGCCGATCTCGCGCAGACGCCGGACAAGCTCCGGGTTCCGCATCGCCGCCTCCCCGACAAGCACCGCGTCGGCCCCGGCCGCGCGCATCCTCCGGCCATCCTCCGCAGACGTGATCCCGCTCTCGGCGACGCGGACCTTCCCTTCGAGCAAGGGGGAGATCCGCTCGAACGTCCCGAGGTCGACCGTGAAGTCCCGGAGGTCGCGGTTGTTCACCCCGACAACCTCCGCCCCGGCCGAAAGCGCGACCTCGGCCTCCTCCTCGTCGTGCACTTCGACAAGGGCTGCAAGGCCGACCTCCCGCGCAAGCCGGATGTAGCGCGCGAGGGACGCCTCATCGAAGAGCGCAACGATAAGGAGCACCGCGTCGGCGCGCGTCCCCGCTTCGAGCACCTGCACCTCGTCCACCGTGAAGTCCTTGCGGATAACCGGAAGCTCGACCGCCTGGCGCGCGGCGTCGAGGTCCCCAAGCGTCCCCTTGAACCGCTCGGGCTCCGTGAGGACCGAGAGGCAGCTAGCTCCCCCGGACCCGTAGAGTCGGGCCTGCTCGGCCGGGTCGGCCTCCCGGATAAAGCCGACCGACGGCGAGGCACGCTTTATCTCGGGGATCACGGCAAGGTTCCCGTCCGTGAGCGCCCCGGCGAAGTCGCGCTTCGGGAACGCAAGTGCTCGCCGGTACAGCTCGTCCGGGTCAACGGCGCGCTTCAAATCCTCCGCGCGCGCCTTCGCCGCGCGGGCAAGCCCTTCGAGGACGCTCGGGACCTCTCGCTCGCTCACTGGCGCGCGAGCCTCCGCGTTGCGGCGACGAAGTCCCGGAGCGCGGCCGTCGCGGCCCCGCTCTCAACGGCCTCGCGCGCCCGCTCGACGCCCGATGCCAGGCTCTTCGCCCGTCCCCCGGCAAAGACGGCGGCTCCGGCGTTCAGAAGGACGATGTCCCGGGCCGCGCCGCGCTCCTCGCCGGAGAGCACGTCCCGCAGGATGCGGGCGTTGAGCTGCGCGTCGCCGCCGACAAGGTCCCGAAGCGGATAGCGCGAGAGGCCGAACTCCCCGGGCTCGACGTCGTACTCTTCAAGATGCGTCCCCTCGACCCGGCAGACAAGGGTCCGGTCGGAGACGGTCAGCTCGTCGAGGCCGTCGCGCCCGTGGACGACGAGCGCCCGGTCCACACCGAGCCCGGCGAGCGCCTCGGCCATCGGCCGGACAAACTCCCCTGAGAAGACCCCGACAACGAGGCGGCGCGCCCCGGCCGGGTTCGTGAGCGGCCCGAGAAGGTTGAAGATCGTCCTGAACGGAAGCCCCGCCCGCACGGGAGCCACGTGGCGCATCGCCGGGTGGTGCGTCCGGGCGAACATGAAGCCTATCCCGGCCTCCTCTATGCACCGAGAGACCGCCTGCGGCGAGAGCTCTATCTCCGCTCCGAGGGCTTCGAGCACGTCCGCGCTTCCGGAGCGGCTCGTAGCGGCCCGGTTGCCGTGCTTAGCGACCGTAACGCCCGCTCCCCGGGCAACAAAGGCGGCGGTGGTGGAGACGTTGATCGTCCCCTTCGCGTCTCCGCCGGTTCCGACGATGTCCGTCGCGTCCTCCGGAGCCTCGACCTTCGCGCTGAAGCGGCGCATCGCGCGGGCGAAGCCGAGAATCTCCTGCGGGGACTCGCCCCTCACCCGCAGCGCCGTGAGAAGCGCCGCGGTCGCCTCCGGCGGGACGGTTCCGGACATGATCTCCTCCAGGGCCCGCTCGGCCTCGACGCCGCTCAGGGCCTCGCCGTCCGCAACCTTCCGCAGGGACTCCCGGAGCACTACCGTTCCTCCGCCGCTTCCCCCTGCGGGAAAAGAAAGTTCTTGAGAAGATCGCGCCCGCTCTTGGTCATGATGCTCTCTGGGTGGAACTGGACCCCCTCGACGGCGAACTCCCGGTGCCTCACGCCCATTATGACGCCGTCCTGTGAGCGGCTCGTCACGACGAGGCACTCCGGAAGGCTCTCCGGGTCTATGACGAGCGAGTGGTAGCGCGTGGCGGTGAAGCCCTGCTCCATCCCCCGGTAGACGCCCTCGCCGTCGTGGTCTATCTTCGCGGTCTTGCCGTGGACCGGCTCCCCGCGCACGATCCTCGCTCCAAAAGCCTGCCCGATCGACTGATGCCCGAGACACACCCCGAGCAGCGGGACCTTCCCCGCGGCGGCTTCTATAAGGTCGACGGAGACCCCGGCCTCGTTCGGAGTGCAAGGACCGGGGGAGATCACGATTCTGTCCGGCGCGAGCGCGAGCACCTCCTCGGCCGAGAGCTCGTCGTTCCTTCTCACCACGACCTCAGCCCCGAGCTCCCCGAGGTACTGCACGAGGTTGTAGGTAAACGAGTCGTAGTTGTCTATAACGAGCACGCGCATGGAAGGGGATTCTACCGGATATGTCCCGGCCGGTATCCCGGTCGGGTAACCTGTTACGCTCAGGGAAGGCGAGACCGACACAGGACGACGGGAGGCTCTGCATGACGCTGCTCATAACCGAGGCCGAGGTCGAGGGTCTGCTCGACATGCAAACGACCCTCGAAGCCGTTGAGGGGGTCTTCCGCCAGCAGGGGGCGGGGCTTGCGACGAACCGCGCGCGCCGGCGGGTCCACTACCCGGGAGGCCAGCTGAACGTGATGTTCGCCGCCGCTCCGGAGATAGAGGCCGCCGGAGCGAAGGCGTACACGGTCTCCCGCAACGGCGCGCGCTTCTACACGCTCCTCTTCGAGCCCGAAAGCGGACACCTGCTCGCCCTGATCCAGTCCGACAGGATGGGCCAGCTCCGCACCGGAGCAGCAACGGGCGTCGGCGTCAGGTACCTCGCCCGTCCGGACGCGACGACCCTCGGGCTCTACGGGACGGGCTGGCAGGCCGAGAGCCAGCTGGAGGCCGTAGCGGCCGTCCGGGACCTCTCGCGCGTTACGGTCTACAGCCGCACGCAGGAGAAACGGGAGAGCTTTGCATCGAGGATGGGCGAGCGGCTCGGCCTGGAGGGGATTATCACGACGACCGACAGACCGGAGGAACCCGCCTCAGAAGACCTCGTCGTCACGGTTACGTCCTCGAAGGAACCGGTCCTCAGGGGCGAGTGGCTCAGGCCCGGCGCCCACGTAACGGCCGCCGGGTCGAACTCGCTGCTCAAGAGCGAGGTCGACCGGGACACGCTCCGGCGCGCGAGCCTCGTATGCGTCGACTCGCGCGAGGTGCTCGGCCTCGAAGCCGGGGACCTCCTCGCGCCACTGGAGTCGGGGACGATCATGCCGGAGGCCGTCTACGAGCTCTCGCACGTCGTCGCGGGACTTCATCCGGGCCGCCGCTCGCCGGAGGAGATCACCTTCTTCGCCAGCCAGGGCCTCGCCCTCGAAGACCTCGCCGTCGCGCGCATCGTCTACGACCGGGCCGTCGAGCGGGGTCTCGGGCGGGAGATCGACTTCTAGACCCTCCTCAAACTCCCGCCGCAGACAGAGAGGCCGCGCCGGAGCTTTACCCGGCGCGGCCCTGATGCTTCAGCTGTTTTTCGGCTAGAGAAGGAAGGACTTGATCCTCTCCCAAAGCCCGCCGTTCTCCTCGGAGAAGTCGCGGTAGCTGACGACGCGGATGCCGTCCTCTTCCTCGATGATCCTCTCCGCGTCCTCTGCGGAGTAGGTCTGGCCGTAGCGCTCGGAGAGCCCGGCATCGAGCACGGCCTCCTCGGTGTCGAAGACGAGCGCAAATCCGGTGTCCTCGCTCGGGTCGTCCTCGGCGTAGTACTCGACGAGCAGCGTCCCGCCCTCGGGGACGTTCTCCTCGTCGCGCAACTCGTCGGCGATGAGCCTCAGATCTCCCTCGCGCTCGGCGTCGGTCACGACGCTGAGGCTCTGCACTCCGGCGGCCCCGGCGCTGTCGACGACCTCATAGTACGGGACGTCCCCCGCGCCCTGCGCCTCGACCGGCTGCGTGTAAACGAGCGCGCCCCCGAGAAGCAGACCGCCGGAGATCACGACCCCCGCAACGGTTCTTTTTCCTGCCCTGCCGATAAGTGAAGTCAAGGACCCCCTCCTTGTCTTTTCTCTTTGCCGCCGACGTGCCTCTGACCGAGCCCTGCCTGCTAAGTTTCGACGGAACGCACACCTTACCACACGTCCCTCGCCGCTTTCTACGAACCCTCCGGCGCCGGCGCCGTCGAGCTCCGGACAACGAGCCGCGTCCGGAACGTCTTGTGCCGCTCCGTCGTCCTTGCCTCCCTCCCCTCCAGGCGCGCGACGAGCATCCTTCCGGCCAGTAGCCCTTTCTCCGTATGGGGCTGGCCGACGGTCGTGAGCGGCGGACTCGTCCGTGCGGCCTCGGGAACGTCGTCGTAGCCGACAACGGAGAGGTCTTCCGGCACCGAGAGCCCGGCCTCCCGCGCGGCCTCGTAGACGCCGAAGGCGAGCTGGTCGGAGAGCGCGAGCACCGCGCTCGGGCGCGGCCTCAGGCGAAGAAGCTCCTCTGCGGCGCGGCGGCCCCACTCCGGGGTGTTCTCCCGGCACTCAAAGACGGGGACCGCGCTCCACGGCACGCCCGCCGCCTCGACCTGCTCCCGGTACCCCGCAAGGCGCGCGAGCGTGTTCGCGTGCGTCGCCCGCCGGAGTCGCTCCTCCCCGATAAGCCCCCCGACCGGCCCGGCTCCAAGCTCGAAGGAGACGACCCCGAGCCTCCGGTGCCCGAGGTTCAAAAGGTGCTCGGCCGCCGCTCGCGCTCCGCCCCGGTCGTCCACCCCGACCGTCGGCGCGCCGCCGGGCTCTGGCGGGTTGTCCACAAACACGACCGGAAGCCCCCGCCCGACAAGCGACCCGACGAGCGGGTCGCCGTGATCTATGCAGTACGTTATAAAGCCGTCCACGACCGCCTCCGAGACGGCCGCAGCCTCCCGCCCCTCTGCGGGACCTCCCGGAAGCAAAAGCATCCCGAGCCCGGCCTCCTCCGCCGCAAGCGAGACCCCCTGCAAAAACATCACCGCCGCCGGATCGGTGAACGCGTAGGAGAGCCGGTCCGAGTACAGGATGCCGACCGCCCCCGCTCGGCGACGCCTGAGGCTCCGCCCCAGCGGGTCCGGACCCGCATACCCGAGCCGCCCGGCCGTCTTGAAGATGCGCTCCCTCAACTCTTCGGAGAGCTGATCCGGCCGGTTGTACGCGTTCGAGACCGTCGCAACGGATACCCCGACCTCCGCCGCAACTTCCCGCAACGTCGCTCGCCTGAGAGTCGCTCCGACCCTTCTTCCCGGCTCCTCTCCCTCGCCGCTCTTGACTCCCATAAAAGAGATGCTACCTTGCTTAAACGATTAAGTAAACAGCGACGGAGTGGCGGAGAGGCGTTGGGAGCGGCGTGAGTTCGGGAGGAGAGCGGAGAGGGAGAGAGGTTGCGGCGCGCTTGCGATGGGCGCGGTTTGCGGTCTTGAGCATCTTCTTCTTGAACGGGTTCGGGTTTGCAAGCTGGGTTGTGCGGATACCGGCGGTTCAGGAGAGCGTCGGGGTCGGGGCCGGGGCGCTCGGGCTGGCGCTGCTAGGTTTGGCGGGCGGGGCGCTCTTTGCGATGCCGACGGTCGGGGCGCTCATCTCGCGGTTCGGGAGCCGGCCGGTAACGGTCGGGACGCTCTTTCTCTTTGCCGCGCTTCTTGCGCTGCCGACGCTCGCGGGCGGGCTGGCGCCGCTCTTTCTCGCGCTGCTCGTCGTCGGGGTCAGCGCCGGAGGTCTGGACGTCTCGATGAACGCCCACGCCGTCGCGGTCGAGAAGCGTTATGAGAGGCCGATCATGTCCTCCTTCCACGGCTTCTTCAGCCTCGGCGGGCTCTTCGGGGCCGTAACCGGCGGGGTGGTCGCGGAGCTTGGGGTGGGACCGACGGCGCACCTGGCCGGGGTAGCTGCGATCACCGCGCTCGCCGGAGTCTTTATCGTGCGGCACATGCTCCCGGCCTCCGAGGACCGGGGGACAAGAGAGGAGGGAGCGGAGCCGACCCCGACGTTCGTCCGCCCGACGCGGGCGCTGCTCGGTCTGGGGATGATCTCCTTCTGCGTCCTTGTCGGCGAGGGGGCGATGGCCGACTGGAGCGCGGTCTACCTGAGCGGCACGCTCGGGACCGGACCGGGCTTCGCCGCCGCGGGCTACGCCGTCTTCTCGCTCGCGATGACCGTCGCGCGCTTTACCGGCGACCGGGTAACGGCAAGGGTCGGGGCGAAGAGGATCGTCCGGGGCGGAGCGTCGCTCGCCGCCGTCGGGCTTGCGGCCGGGCTTCTTGCGGGGAACCCATACCTCGCGCTCCTCGGCTTCGGGTGCGCCGGGCTCGGGTTCGCCGTGATCTTCCCGATCGCCCTGAGCGCCGCCGGACACGCCCGCGACCTTCCGCCCGGGCCGGCGCTCGCCGCCGTCGCGACGGCCGGGTACTTCGGCTTTCTTGTCGGGCCGCCGACGATCGGGTTCGCCGCCGAGATCGTCGGGCTCGGAGGCGCGCTCTTTATCGTTGTCGCCCTGAGCGCGACCGTCTCGCTGCTCGCCGGGACCGTCGAGAAGAGCGGCAAGAAGAAGCCGGCGAGCGAGGCCGCAGCCTGAGTCGTCCCCGTCGCTAGAATGCGTCCGGGGAGCGGAAACAAGAGCTAGAACGAAGAGGAGAAGAGCATGCCGGAGAACGTGACCGACCCGATCGGTAAGGGCACCTACAGTCCCGTCGGGGACGCGACCCTCACCGACCACGACGGCCGGACGCTGCGCTTCAAGGCCGGCGCTACGACCGTGGAGGTGACGGCCCTCGCCAAAGACCTCTTCCGCGTCGGGGCCTTCCCGAACAGCCGCCCCCCGAGCTACGCCTCCGAGGCCGTCTTCAGGACCGAGTGGCCCGAGGTCCCGGCCCGGATGGAGTCCGTCGAGGGCGGGTTCACGCTCGCCACGGAAGAGGCGACGGTCCACGTGGAGACCTCGCCGCTGCGCGTGAGCTTTATCCGGCCCGACGGAGAGACCTTCTGCGCCGACGACAAAAGCCGGGGGATGGGCGCGTACACGACCCCCGGCGCGGACGTGTTCACCAAGCCCTTCGGCGAGGCGGTGCGTCTGAACAAGCGCCGCGCGGCGGACGAGCGGACCTTCGGCTGCGGCCAGAGAAGCGGAGCGTTCGAGAAGAGCAACACCCGCCAGACCTTCTACAACGTGGACCCGCCCGAGGGTCAACTCCCCTCCTACGACAACCTATACTCCTCGACCCCGTTCACGATAACCCTCCAGGGCGGGCGGGCGCACGGGCTCTTCTTCGACAACCCCCGCCACACCGTCTTCGACCTCGGGAAGGAGGACCCGGAGGTCAACTCCTACGAGTCGCGCGGCGGAGACATCGTCTACTACGTGTTCACCGGTCCGAGCCCGCGGGAGGTTATACAGAGCTACACCGAGCTTACGGGAAGGACCCCGATGCCCCCTCTGTGGTCGCTCGGCAACCAGCAGTGCCGCTGGAGCTACGAGACGGCCGACGAGGTCAGGCGCATAGCGAAAGAGATGCGCGAGCGCAACATCCCGTGTGATGTGATCTACCTCGACATCGACTACATGGACGGCTACCGGGTCTTTACCTGGGACCCCGAAGCCTTCCCCGAGCCGGAGAAGCTCCTCTCCGAGCTTAGGGAGAGCGGCTTCGAGGTCGTCGCGATCGTCGACCCGGGCGTGAAGGTAGATGAGGACTATCCCGTCTACACCGAGGGCCGCGAGCGCGGCTACTTCGTGCAGAGCGCCGTCAACACCGAGTATCACAACGTTGTCTGGCCCGGGCTCTGCGCCTTCCCGGACTTCGCCAGCGAGGACGTCCGGAAGTGGTGGGGCGAGAACCACCGGGGTATGATCGAGTCTGGCATCTCCGGGATCTGGTGCGACATGAACGAGCCCTCGCTCTTTGTTCCGCACCAGTCAACGATGCCCGAGAGCGCCGTCCACGCCTCAGGCCCCGAGAGCGTCCGCCACGGCGACCTACACAACACCTACGGACAGCTTATGGCAAAGGCCGTCCGCGAGGGCTTGCTCGACATCCAGCCCGACAAGCGCCCGTTCGTAATAAGCCGGGCCGGGTACGCAGGTCTCCAGCGGCACGCGATGCAGTGGATGGGCGACAACTCCTCGTGGTGGGAGCACCTCCACCTCTCGATGCCGCAGCTCATGAACGTCGGGCTCTCGGGCGTTGCGAACACCGGCGTGGACATCGGCGGCTTCTTCGGCGACACCGACGGCGAACTCCTCGCCCGCTGGACGGAGTTCGGGGTCTTTCAGCCCTTCTGCCGCAACCACTCGGCGAAGGGGACGGTAAGCCAGGAGCCGTGGGCCTTCGGGGAGCCCTACGAGTCGGTTTGCCGGGCCATGCTCTCCCTCAGGATGCGCCTTTTGCCCTACCTCTACACGCTCTTCGAGGAGTCGCACCGCACGGGGGCGCCGATCCTTCGTCCGCTTCTCTACGAGTACCCCGAGGACGAGCGGACCTACAACGCCGACGACGAGTTCCTCTTCGGCTCCTCGGTGCTCGTAGCACCGATCACCCGCCCCGGCATCAACCACCGGAGCGTCTACCTTCCCGAGGGCCGCTGGTTCCACTACTGGAGCGGCGAGGTCCTCGATGGCGGGCGGCCCGTCCTTGCCGACGCTCCGCTCGGTCAGCCCCCGGTCTACCTCAAGGAAGGCCACGCGCTCCCGCTCGGCCCCGTAAGGATGAACACGAAGGAGAGCCCGGACGCTCCGCTCACGTACATGGTTCACGCCTCCGGAACCGCGGACTTCCGGGCCGAGACGCACCTCTACGAGGATGCCGGGGACGGCTTCGCCTACAGGGATCGCGGCGAGTACGCTCGTCGCTCCCTTACAACACAGGCCGCGAGCGGTGAGCTTGTCTTCAACCTCGGGGAGCGAGAAGGCGCCTATGTCCCGGCCCGAGAGACGGTCCTTGTCGAGGTTCGCGGCCTCGCCGGAGCCCCGGCCGCCGTCGAGGTGGACGGCAGCGAGGCCGACAGTAGCTTCGAGGAAGGCGTCCTGCGTCTGAGCCTCCCGGAGAGTGCCGAGGAGAAGACGGTCCGCATCCGGCTCCGGAGATGAGCCCGGAACCGGCCCACCTCGAAGAGCTCTCTGCCCGGCTCCCCGCCTCTAGGGTTCCGGCCGGAGAAGGTCGGCGAGGTGCGGGTCGGTGAAGTCCGCTACGGTAGTGAAGGCCCCGGCGGCGAGAAGGAACTCCGGCTCCTGGGTCGAGGCGACGCCGACGGTCGGGACTCCGGCGGCGAGCGCCGAGGCGATGCCGCTGCGCGAGTCCTCGAAGACGAGCGCCTCCTCCGGAAGGACGCCGAGCCTCGCAAGGGCCTCCAGATAGGGCTCGGGGCTCGGCTTTCCGGCGCTTACGTCATCGGCGGAGACGATCGGCGAGAAGAGCTCCCCGAGCCCGAGGGCTTCGATCACGGCGACCGCGTTCGCCCGGGGCGCGTTCGTAACGAGGGCGGAGCGGATGTCCCGGCTACTTGCAAAGCGGATCAGGTCCACAAGCCCCGAAGTCGGCTCCAGCCCCCCGACCCGCGCCCGAAAGTGGGACTCCTTGCGCTCCACGAGCGCGACCGTCTCCTCCTCGGACATCCCGGGGATGTACTCGGCGACGATCTCGGGGTTCAGCCGGCCGCTGATGTTCTCGCGGTAGAAGGCCCAGTCCACCTCGTGGCCGTGCTCGCGAAGGATCTCCGCCCACGCCGGGAAGTGGACCGAGTCTGTCTCGGCGATCGTCCCGTCGAGGTCGAAGAGCAGAGCCTTTATCCTGCGGGGGCTGCGGTCGGAGCCTCCCTGAATGGGTGTCATCGGCGGCTCCGGCGGCATCCGGTCTCGCTGGCCTGCGTTCTTGTCTGCATGGTCTGTTGCGTCTCTCCTTCCTGGCCCGGAGGTGTCCCTAGAGGTATCCGCCGTAGAGCACGGAGGTCAGGGCGCGGGTGATGATCAGGAGCGCCCCGATGTAGAGCAGGATAAACAGGTGGCCGCGCTCGGAGTTCTTTCTCAGGGGGCTCGTCTTCCACTCGCCCATCGCGAAGAGCAGGCCGATGGCGCACAGACCCCACACCCAGTAGAACACGACGTAGAGCGTGTAGTCTCCCTCGGGAGCCGGGTTGAACGACGCCCAGGTAAAGGCCGCCGTGACGAAGAGGGCGATCGCGACCGAGATCACGAACAAAGCCTTGTTCTTGCGCTTTCTCCGCCCCCACGCGAGCCAGTCCCTCACGGCCCCGACAAACCCGACCTTCTGCCGGACGACCTCCTCAAGGAGCGTCCCGTCCTCACCCTCGACTACGCGACCGTACTCCGGACGACGTGCG
It contains:
- a CDS encoding ornithine cyclodeaminase family protein yields the protein MTLLITEAEVEGLLDMQTTLEAVEGVFRQQGAGLATNRARRRVHYPGGQLNVMFAAAPEIEAAGAKAYTVSRNGARFYTLLFEPESGHLLALIQSDRMGQLRTGAATGVGVRYLARPDATTLGLYGTGWQAESQLEAVAAVRDLSRVTVYSRTQEKRESFASRMGERLGLEGIITTTDRPEEPASEDLVVTVTSSKEPVLRGEWLRPGAHVTAAGSNSLLKSEVDRDTLRRASLVCVDSREVLGLEAGDLLAPLESGTIMPEAVYELSHVVAGLHPGRRSPEEITFFASQGLALEDLAVARIVYDRAVERGLGREIDF
- a CDS encoding DUF86 domain-containing protein, producing the protein MSRRSQESYLWDIADSCRAILEFTQGRSFSDYKEDRMLRRAVERELSIVGEAVSQAARRFPEMEQYIGDVRQIVGFRNRIIHAYADVDPAIIWGIVRNEVPPLLEMAEALLGERP
- a CDS encoding LacI family DNA-binding transcriptional regulator; translated protein: MGVKSGEGEEPGRRVGATLRRATLREVAAEVGVSVATVSNAYNRPDQLSEELRERIFKTAGRLGYAGPDPLGRSLRRRRAGAVGILYSDRLSYAFTDPAAVMFLQGVSLAAEEAGLGMLLLPGGPAEGREAAAVSEAVVDGFITYCIDHGDPLVGSLVGRGLPVVFVDNPPEPGGAPTVGVDDRGGARAAAEHLLNLGHRRLGVVSFELGAGPVGGLIGEERLRRATHANTLARLAGYREQVEAAGVPWSAVPVFECRENTPEWGRRAAEELLRLRPRPSAVLALSDQLAFGVYEAAREAGLSVPEDLSVVGYDDVPEAARTSPPLTTVGQPHTEKGLLAGRMLVARLEGREARTTERHKTFRTRLVVRSSTAPAPEGS
- a CDS encoding anthranilate synthase component II, with amino-acid sequence MRVLVIDNYDSFTYNLVQYLGELGAEVVVRRNDELSAEEVLALAPDRIVISPGPCTPNEAGVSVDLIEAAAGKVPLLGVCLGHQSIGQAFGARIVRGEPVHGKTAKIDHDGEGVYRGMEQGFTATRYHSLVIDPESLPECLVVTSRSQDGVIMGVRHREFAVEGVQFHPESIMTKSGRDLLKNFLFPQGEAAEER
- a CDS encoding indole-3-glycerol phosphate synthase TrpC encodes the protein MSEREVPSVLEGLARAAKARAEDLKRAVDPDELYRRALAFPKRDFAGALTDGNLAVIPEIKRASPSVGFIREADPAEQARLYGSGGASCLSVLTEPERFKGTLGDLDAARQAVELPVIRKDFTVDEVQVLEAGTRADAVLLIVALFDEASLARYIRLAREVGLAALVEVHDEEEAEVALSAGAEVVGVNNRDLRDFTVDLGTFERISPLLEGKVRVAESGITSAEDGRRMRAAGADAVLVGEAAMRNPELVRRLREIGG
- the trpD gene encoding anthranilate phosphoribosyltransferase produces the protein MLRESLRKVADGEALSGVEAERALEEIMSGTVPPEATAALLTALRVRGESPQEILGFARAMRRFSAKVEAPEDATDIVGTGGDAKGTINVSTTAAFVARGAGVTVAKHGNRAATSRSGSADVLEALGAEIELSPQAVSRCIEEAGIGFMFARTHHPAMRHVAPVRAGLPFRTIFNLLGPLTNPAGARRLVVGVFSGEFVRPMAEALAGLGVDRALVVHGRDGLDELTVSDRTLVCRVEGTHLEEYDVEPGEFGLSRYPLRDLVGGDAQLNARILRDVLSGEERGAARDIVLLNAGAAVFAGGRAKSLASGVERAREAVESGAATAALRDFVAATRRLARQ
- a CDS encoding cation:proton antiporter, with product MTFFEDYDVVLAVLGIAFLATALLPNLLEKRPVSLPMILLATGFVAFALPLGIRDPDPAANNSVTLHLAELGVIVSLMGAGLKIDRPFGLRSWRTTWALLAITMPLTILATAVLGWWAVGLAPAAAVLLGAVIAPTDPVLASEIQVGAPGEGYEETTKEQGPTGEEEDEVRFALTSEAGLNDGLAFPFTYAAIFIATSGAIIGEWVWGWLTVEVAYKIALGLLLGFLSGRLAARTILATPAKTEIARAITGVSAVAATLLVYGLTESLSGYGFVAVFVAAFTMRNYERDHDYHGSLHVFTEQAELILTAGIVIALGGAVAGGILAPLTFEAVLVGLAVIFLVRPIAGMVGLSLARKRLPLRERAAMSFFGIRGIGSVFYLAYAFSETGFPQEDLLWAMTAFVIITSIVVHGVTGVPVMNYLDRKRAKEATR
- a CDS encoding nucleotidyltransferase family protein, which encodes MTVSIIKSKRCEIEALCERYGVERLALFGSAVREDFDPERSDLDFAVSFSSMSPEEHASSYFGLLRDLEELFGRPVDLVEVGAVRNPYLRREMEAGQDTLYVAT